Proteins from a single region of Plasmodium brasilianum strain Bolivian I chromosome 13, whole genome shotgun sequence:
- a CDS encoding hypothetical protein (Plasmodium exported protein) codes for MKKNFNSIIFIKIFIFTLLFWIIRYNNDLKSCNGLLDEKYKLYRDLYLTTNRQLAHYSVNGNIDGRYNKVLDKEHISKNKKDILLQSNELKESELNREEWHKVHKSSNSSLSSRADVFCEKKIFSLLHSIDKIKNNEEMNDWEKYKAINRKKIKLLLIPASFLLLVLLVYSKLGTMSKDIVNMGNTYSYLVFIIFLGFAFAIYLSIVLGINYTCRKINKYRITKKYKQQICNNGTDNL; via the exons atgaaaaaaaatttcaattccatcatttttattaaaatcttTATCTTTACTCTTTTATTTTGGATAATTCGTTATAACAATGATTtg aagaGCTGCAATGGGTTATTGGATGAGAAGTATAAGTTATATAGAGATTTATACTTAACAACTAATCGACAGTTAGCACATTATTCAGTGAATGGAAATATTGATGGACGATATAATAAAGTGCTAGATAAAGAACATatatctaaaaataaaaaagacatattattacaaagcaatgaattaaaagaaaGTGAACTAAATAGAGAAGAATGGCATAAAGTGCATAAAAGTAGTAATTCTTCGTTATCTAGTAGAGCGGATGTattttgtgaaaaaaaaatattcagcTTATTACATTCCATtgacaaaataaagaataacgAAGAAATGAACGATTGGGAAAAGTATAAAGCCATAAATAGAAAgaagataaaattattattaattcctgcctcgtttttattattggTATTATTAGTATATTCAAAATTAGGGACTATGTCAAAGGATATAGTTAATATGGGAAATACGTATTCTTATCTTgtctttataatttttttaggaTTTGCATTCGCAATATACTTATCTATTGTATTAGGCATTAATTATACCtgtagaaaaattaataaatatagaattacaaaaaaatataagcaacAAATTTGTAATAATGGAACggataatttataa